The following are encoded together in the bacterium genome:
- a CDS encoding ferredoxin--NADP reductase, giving the protein MDGGFHRLRVAATRAETERATSLVFEVPEGLREAFRWKAGQHVTLRFHLGGEEVRRPYSISAKPEGGRLRVTVKRHESGLVSNHVNDRVAAGDVVEVMPPFGGFYLDPDPRARRTYYFFGAGSGITPLFAMIGSVLASEPHSVARLAYGNVDAGSVIFHEDLARMEEGSDGRLRVRHVLSSPSRAPSLAPWRRGRIDARCVADFINEHPPYAQDTRYYVCGPGRMNTAVRRALLDIDVPDTRIRMESYGPVEPPDDSVAGVAAEATVRLGGVTLTVPVAAGQTVLGATRAADETPPYSCESGVCGACRARLRRGRVHLRARMALTDADISGGTILTCQALPLTPRLTVEYD; this is encoded by the coding sequence GTGGACGGAGGATTCCACCGGCTCCGGGTAGCGGCGACCCGGGCCGAGACCGAGCGGGCCACCAGCCTGGTCTTCGAGGTTCCAGAAGGGCTGCGGGAGGCCTTTCGCTGGAAGGCCGGTCAGCACGTCACGCTGCGCTTTCACCTCGGTGGTGAAGAGGTACGGAGGCCCTACTCGATCTCCGCCAAGCCGGAGGGCGGACGTCTGCGCGTCACCGTCAAGCGGCACGAGAGTGGCCTGGTCTCGAATCACGTGAACGACCGCGTGGCCGCCGGCGACGTGGTGGAAGTGATGCCTCCCTTCGGCGGCTTCTACCTGGATCCCGATCCCAGGGCCCGGCGCACCTATTACTTCTTCGGTGCGGGCAGCGGCATCACGCCGTTGTTCGCCATGATCGGCTCCGTCCTGGCGTCCGAGCCTCACTCGGTGGCCCGGCTGGCCTATGGCAACGTCGACGCCGGATCGGTCATCTTCCATGAGGACTTGGCCCGGATGGAGGAGGGCTCGGACGGTCGTCTCCGGGTCCGGCACGTGCTGTCGTCCCCCTCCCGGGCACCGTCGCTCGCGCCTTGGAGACGGGGACGGATCGACGCCAGGTGCGTGGCCGATTTCATCAACGAGCATCCGCCGTACGCCCAGGACACCCGGTACTACGTGTGCGGCCCTGGACGTATGAACACCGCCGTCCGGCGTGCCCTCCTGGACATCGACGTACCGGACACGCGCATCCGCATGGAGAGCTACGGCCCGGTGGAGCCACCCGACGACTCGGTAGCGGGCGTGGCGGCGGAGGCCACGGTACGGCTCGGAGGCGTGACCCTTACCGTTCCCGTGGCGGCCGGGCAGACGGTGCTGGGCGCGACGCGGGCTGCCGATGAGACTCCGCCCTATTCGTGTGAATCAGGCGTCTGCGGCGCCTGCCGGGCGAGGCTACGCCGGGGAAGAGTCCACCTCCGGGCCCGCATGGCCCTGACCGACGCCGACATCTCTGGAGGGACGATTCTTACCTGCCAAGCTCTACCCCTCACCCCCCGGCTCACGGTGGAATACGACTGA